GATAATGGTTCGGCAGTTGTTAAAGCAGGCTTTTGTGGTGAAGAGAAGCCTAGATGTATGGAATATTCGCTGATTGGAGATGCCAACTATAATAAAATAATGGTGGGAGGTTTGGAGTGTGATAGTTTCGTTGGTAATAAAGCACAACGTCTACGGGgtcttttgaagttgaaacaTCCGATGGAGCGCGGAGTAGTTTCGGACTGGGACGACATGGAGCTCCTCTGGTCACATATTTTGTTCGATTCTTTACAGTTGACAAGTGGCATGGAACATCCTCTTCTGATAACAGAAGCACCTCTCAACCCAGAGtccaacaaagaaaaaatgCTCGAAGTATTCTTTGAGACATTCAACATTCCAGCAATTTGCGTTTCCATCCCAGGGGTTTTATCACTCTATGCTAGTGGTAGGACGACGGGGTGCGTTGTTGATTGCGGCGAAGGTTACTGTAGCTCAGTGCCTGTTTGCGAGGGCTATACGTtagcttcatcaataaagaGGATCAACCTTGGAGGCATAGATGTTACTAAGCAGTTGCAATTTCAGTTGAGAAAGGAATCCGGAGTGTGGTTGTTTTCCAGTGGTGAGAGAGAGTTAGTTAGAACtatgaaagaaaagagtTGTTACGTGAGCTTAAACCAATTAAAGGacgaagaaaaattcactTTTGAACCTGGCAAGATGAACACTAATTTCAAATTACCAGACGGCAATATGCTCACGCTGAGTAAGAGCAGATTTAGAGCTCCAGAAATCCTCTTCCAACCCCAAATTATTGCGTCAGAAGAACCTAGTTTACCAGAAATGTGCCTTCAAAGTATTTTAAGTGTTGATGTCGAACTGCGACCCCGGCTAATGTCGAGGATAACCTTAAGCGGAGGTACGACCATGTTCCGTGGCTTTGGAGatagatttcttcaagaattacaGATATCAACATGCAAAAAATCAAACATCAGGATACTGGCGCCTCCCGAGCGGAAATACACTGCATGGATCGGCGGATCCATGCTGGCTGGCTTGACAACCTTTCGTAAGATGTTAACAACTAAATCGGATTGGCGTGAACATCACTAACATATCTAGCAGGTTTCGCTACAAATGGTAACATTATTTATATTACATGCAATAGTATCTGTCGCCAAAATCTCCAAGACCTGGTCTCAGATACTTGTTATCGTCCAATCCCTTGTCGATAGCACCGGTGACGATTTTGACGTCAGGGAAAGCAGCGTGGTACTTATCGACACCATCCTTGCTACAGACCaggttcaagaagatgatcctTTCTGGCTTGACACCTCTCTTGATCAAGACATCAGTAGCCATGATTGCGCTACCACCAGTGGCCAACATAGGATCCAATAAGAACACAAATCTATTAGCGATGTCCGCTggcaatttttcaaaaaacaACTTAGGTTGAGCAGTTTCTTCGTCTCTTTGGATCAAGATCTTACCAATTCTGACAGATCTACAGCAGTCTCTAAGTCCTTGTTCCATGGACTCACCAGCTCTGACAATGGACACACCGCAGATTTTCCCCAGGAAGTCGCAACCTTCGAACTTTTCCCCAGTAATAGTCTCGACCTCTGCAGATTGGACTGGTAAGTAGTTCAAACCTTCTTCGACTAATAGTCTGATGATTCTATCAGCATAAAAGACAAAGTTTGGCCTAGCGGTATTCTTATCTCTGATTATCGTGTAAAGACCTAGCAATTGGTTGGTCTGTGGTAGCAAGCGCACGTTCTTGAAAGGTTCAGTAGACATTTTGCAGGTTTCAGGTTATTTCACGATCTAAAAtgaaagaatcaagaagaatgaaataAATAGAATagagttgaaatttcttcatcgcaTCGCATCGCATCTTATCTTTCTATGCggcttgaaaattttcttcttggccgACCAGATTGATCACCAATGTAAGCACTTCTTCAGCACACTTCGCTGTGATCTAATAGATGCATTGATATAGTTTTGGCCTATTCTATATACATATACTCTTTCATCAGTCTGCCTCCTGAACGTAGATAACCTCAGAGCCGTCGCAGGGACTTAAGGAGAGAAGAACTGTACCTCTAATAACGATCAAACCAAGCTCTCTTGTCTTGTCCTTCAGTATGACGGAAGGATCTTCTGGATCTCTCATATACTCCAAAGTTTCGTCTAGCACTAGgttcatcaattgatcataGCCCTTCAAGATTCCCGTCACCAATCTTCCGCCCATCAATTTCACACGGACTTTGCTGTCCTTGTACTTGGCCAAATCAAGAATAGCCTCTCTCTTTGGACCCTCAAACTTCCTTCTCTGCTGCTGCGGTTGCTGCGTGTCCTGTTGTGTACGTTTACTTTCATTCTAGTACATCGCTTTAGTTAGTAAAAATCGCCTATCCAGTTCTCATTCTGTAGCTCGTAACATACCATTTCAGGCTCACTAGTAAGCTTTAATACCTATCAATGGGATTGCTTGTCTGTATATATTTGTTGATAGTAGTACTTTGAGAGTAGTCACTTTTTCAGGTTCGCAAAATCGATGCCTAAAGCCAATCAAGGAACTACACTTCAGCGGTCAATTAGCGATGGTGAAGCTGCTTGTAGACTCCGACCTCTGTTCTGTGGTCAAAGATATACCTCAAGATGCCAGTATGGCTTTTCTGTGTGATCGAATCTACCCATTGACTGGCATTGCACCGGAAGATATGCAACTTACAATCGAGGACCAGCAGGGcaaaatcttgaaaagtgTGAAGCCACTAACTGCTATCAATAGCTTTCCTCTAAAGGAATATTCTGGAGTGAGTCGTATCGTTGTTGTAGATACCAATGCCAGCTCAATGGCAAATCAACTGCGACAGAGTGAT
This DNA window, taken from Torulaspora delbrueckii CBS 1146 chromosome 2, complete genome, encodes the following:
- the ARP1 gene encoding actin-related protein 1 (similar to Saccharomyces cerevisiae ARP1 (YHR129C); ancestral locus Anc_2.117); the encoded protein is MIDEIPLYNQPVVIDNGSAVVKAGFCGEEKPRCMEYSLIGDANYNKIMVGGLECDSFVGNKAQRLRGLLKLKHPMERGVVSDWDDMELLWSHILFDSLQLTSGMEHPLLITEAPLNPESNKEKMLEVFFETFNIPAICVSIPGVLSLYASGRTTGCVVDCGEGYCSSVPVCEGYTLASSIKRINLGGIDVTKQLQFQLRKESGVWLFSSGERELVRTMKEKSCYVSLNQLKDEEKFTFEPGKMNTNFKLPDGNMLTLSKSRFRAPEILFQPQIIASEEPSLPEMCLQSILSVDVELRPRLMSRITLSGGTTMFRGFGDRFLQELQISTCKKSNIRILAPPERKYTAWIGGSMLAGLTTFRKMLTTKSDWREHH
- the FUR1 gene encoding uracil phosphoribosyltransferase (similar to Saccharomyces cerevisiae FUR1 (YHR128W); ancestral locus Anc_2.118); protein product: MSTEPFKNVRLLPQTNQLLGLYTIIRDKNTARPNFVFYADRIIRLLVEEGLNYLPVQSAEVETITGEKFEGCDFLGKICGVSIVRAGESMEQGLRDCCRSVRIGKILIQRDEETAQPKLFFEKLPADIANRFVFLLDPMLATGGSAIMATDVLIKRGVKPERIIFLNLVCSKDGVDKYHAAFPDVKIVTGAIDKGLDDNKYLRPGLGDFGDRYYCM
- the LSM7 gene encoding Sm-like protein LSM7 (similar to Saccharomyces cerevisiae LSM7 (YNL147W); ancestral locus Anc_2.119), with the translated sequence MNESKRTQQDTQQPQQQRRKFEGPKREAILDLAKYKDSKVRVKLMGGRLVTGILKGYDQLMNLVLDETLEYMRDPEDPSVILKDKTRELGLIVIRGTVLLSLSPCDGSEVIYVQEAD